In Peptostreptococcus equinus, the DNA window GTATAGCATCAAGAGTTTCTCCTCTTCTACCTATTAAGCAACTAGCTTCATCTCCGCTAATTTTTACCTTTATTAATTTATCTTCTATAAAAGCATCAACTTGTGCATCTACATCTGAGTTTTTTAGTATTTCAATAACAAATTCTTTTGCTATCCTTACTTCTTCTTCATCGTTAATAGCTACATCATTTTCAACTTCTTTATTTTCTTCCAATAATGTTTCTTTTATTTCTTCTACAGCATTATCTTCTCTAATATCTTCTTTTGAAGAAGTATTTTCTAATAAAGTATATTCTAATTCATATACTCCACTCTTTGATCCGATTCCCAAAAATCCCTTACTAGGCTTTTCTTTTACTGTAATTTTTATACTATCTTTGTCTGCATTAGTAGTCTTTAAAAGTTGTTGCACAGCTTCGTCTGAACTCTTAGCGTATAATACTTTTGATTCCACTATATTATCCTCCTAATTACTTTGCTTTTCTACCATTTAATTTATCAGATTTTCCATCTTCTAACTTTCTCTTTAACGGCTTAGTCACTACATAGAACTGAACAATTGAGAACAAGTTACTTATTGTCCAATATAATGTAAGAGCAGCTGGGAAAGTTAATCCCCAGAATAAAGACATTGCTGGCATTATATAAAGCATTGATTTCATTGGTCCCTGCATTTGATCTTTTGGTGTCATTACCAACTGCATAAAGAAACCACTTATACCTGAAAGTATTGCAAGAGGAATATCTGGTTTTACAAGTGAATGGAACCACAAGAAACTTCCATTTGCTAAATCAAAAGCTTGTTTTGTATCAAATACCCCATGCTTTAAAGGTTCTCTAAATACATAGAATAAAGCAAATAATATAGGCATCTGCACTAATAGTGGCAAGCAACCTGCCATTGGATTTACTCCAGATTCCTTATATATTTTTTGTATTTCTTCATTTTGTTTTTCTGGTTTGTTTTTATATTTTGCCTGAATTTCTT includes these proteins:
- a CDS encoding YidC/Oxa1 family membrane protein insertase; translation: MGYIADLLGMALRAIYEMIGSYGLAIIVFTIIIKLILTPLTVKQTKSTFAMSEISPKIKEIQAKYKNKPEKQNEEIQKIYKESGVNPMAGCLPLLVQMPILFALFYVFREPLKHGVFDTKQAFDLANGSFLWFHSLVKPDIPLAILSGISGFFMQLVMTPKDQMQGPMKSMLYIMPAMSLFWGLTFPAALTLYWTISNLFSIVQFYVVTKPLKRKLEDGKSDKLNGRKAK
- the jag gene encoding RNA-binding cell elongation regulator Jag/EloR translates to MESKVLYAKSSDEAVQQLLKTTNADKDSIKITVKEKPSKGFLGIGSKSGVYELEYTLLENTSSKEDIREDNAVEEIKETLLEENKEVENDVAINDEEEVRIAKEFVIEILKNSDVDAQVDAFIEDKLIKVKISGDEASCLIGRRGETLDAIQFLTGLALNKHNKDSHTRIFIDIENYRSKREESLKRYCYKAAREVAKTKRTKKLDYMNPYERRIIHSALQNDRYVITYSEGTDPYRRVVIEYKR